GTCGCGCGCGAGTAGGGATACACCGGCTGTGAGATTCCCGCCTGCGGAGCCGCCGCAGGTAATTAGTTTCTTGGGGTTGAAGCCGAGTTCGGCGGACTGCGATGCGACCCATTGCAGGGTGGCGTAGGAGTCTTCTACGGGTGCGGGCTGTGGGTGTTCTGGGGTGAGACGGTATTCGGCGCCGATGACGATGGCGCCGAGGGTCTCGATGATGGGGAAAAGGGTGTTGAGCCCGTGGAAGCGATCGGAGGTGCAgaagccgccgccgtggaagtGCACGATGCCGATGGTCTCTGCGGGGGGCTTGTTGGCGTGTTCGGGGTTCTTGGAGCGCAGGATCGAGGCGCGGAGAGGGCCGGCGGGGCCCGGGATGTCGACTTCGGTGTGGCTGATGGagtcttctttgcctttgctGATGGCCTCCCAGCTTAGGCGAGCGGCATTTCGGCGGGCATCGAGCTTCTCTTGCGGGATGAGGCCGCTGTCTTTGGAGAAGCGGTCCTGGGCGGGCTGCAGGTCGGGGTCGAGGGGCGGGCGGGGGAGCGACATCTTGATGAAatacggagtacggagtaactGGAGTAAAAGAGTTCCTGATTCCTGAAGGCTGAGGGGCTGAGGGGCAGAGGGGCAGCTTAAATAAGGAACTCTGGTGACCCACTGGTGCCTCATGCAATGATGTGATATGATCAGCAACCCTAACATCCCCGCACGTGGAGAGCATCGCCCGAAAGATGGAAGGGTAAGTAGGCTTAGTTTGCATTCCAGTGATTCTTGAAATAGTATTGTGCTTGTAGATGCAtgtaattatattactcaAAACCATTGAAGTTAGAGTATTAACCTAGTACGCTGCTGCAATCAAGACCCAAACGGAGTCAAATACCACAGCTGCCTTTGCACTTCCAGTTCAGCTTCATACTCGCGGACCAAACGCCCGCCAGAAGATGTCGCCCATAACACCACCGCCCATCGTACCATACATGGCCTTGGCAAACTCCCAGTATTCCGGCCGAAAGCCCGCCGACTCCCAGTCCACAATAGCACTGAGTCGCCCGCGCTCCACAAGGAGATTAGTCGGATGGAAGTCGGAGTGCGTAAAGTAAAAGTGCTAGTGGTCACGGGGAGAGAGATTCTTCAGCTCAACGAGCCTTGAGAAGGGGACCCTTAGGTGACTTGATAGGTGGTCATTGAATTCGGTCTCTGTCTTGAACGGGCCGCCAGTGTCCCCTGGGATGCGATGATCCGTAATTGCGCCTCCAAGTGAATTACATATCAGGTATGGTGAGAAATTCGGGAGTTTGCGTAGCTGTTCAACACAGTCTTTGATATCATTTGCGAAACCATCACGCTCTGCGTAGGACATCAAATGACAGACCTCCTGGATGGGTACGCCTGATAGGCGTGTCATCAGAATGTTAATTATTCCATCGGATTCCCAGGTGTCGATCGGCCGTGGGGCCGGGATGCTCGTTTGGCTTTCAATAAGCCTCAGAACGTTCGGCTCGTTTTCCGGCCCTGGTGCACTGCTTCATGTACAGCCGAACGGCAAACGCTGCGCCCAGACACTAGCTTCAAGAGGATAGAGCTTGCGTCCAATTCTGTTTAGAAGCATGTAGGTGGACACCCTCAGCCACTTTGGTAACCtaagccaaagccagcagaGTCCGGAGCGGACTCTTTGCGGTAGGGAAAGTCCTCGAAACATATCAGTAAGCAAGCAGAGATGAATCATCTCGCGGCTCTCACCTATTGACTTTCGAGGCCATCCCCTGGCAACCTTGACTTCGATATAGAAGAGATGCAATGCTGTGGCAAATCGAAAATGCACGTTGATCAAAAAGTTACTTGGAAGGAAGAGGTGTTTCGGGTCAGGTGTGGATAGCTGAAAGTAATGCATTATATTTTGGAACCGAGTGCCATCTCCTAGATATAAGCCGGAAATCTCGTCCGGGTAGAGACGGCGTAGCCCATACTGTGTTGTTAATTAGTCGCACCAAAGATACGGGGGTTAAACACATACTCCGCAATTGTCAAGATACTCCTCATCTATAGGTGGTGGATTTTCGCCCAGTTCGGTCCGCGTTCGAATATCGAGGTATCCTGCGCGAAATGCTTTATGTATACTGGGCGGAAGAGACAGAATATTCTGGAGCAGTGTTGGAGTATCATCTGGCTCGGCCTCAAGGAGCCTTCTGAGTCGAGCAACATAATCCACAGATAGGAACGCCTCCAATAGTGGCATTAAACAGTTCTGCAAATGTCAAATTTGACCAGCCAGCATGATTCTAGTGCAGCTCACCTGATCGCCAGAGACGAGACTCCGAATCATGGATGGGGGAATGATATATGCAGGTTGTATCTTCGACCCTGGAACATGACTCGGTATTCGTCTCAGCGTATAGTCCTGTCCATCCCGCTGAATAGCCAAGTCTTGCACATGGCAGGGAATAGCATCAACCGTCGTTACTGAAATGCATTAGTTGTCCTCGACGACAGATGCATCTTCATGGATGGTAACTAGAGATACAAGATTCCTCCAATCCTGTTTCAGTTCGCGAAGTGCTTGCTCCACCTGGCTGTTGGATTCTTTGACTCTGGATAAAAGATAGCCAGCTGCCTTGTCTGGATGCACTGCGCCCTCGACAAAATGCTTCAGCAGCAGGTGCTCGGTTGGTGCGAGACTGGCGCTGAAAATGGTTTCCAATGCTGACTGCATGCTTTCCTTTTCAACTAACTTGTAACGGAAGTATTTGGCCAGCAGTAGTTCTCGTCGAGAAGCGTGGTGCCCGTCGACGGACTCGAAGCCTGATGTTGTGCGAGGAACAAAGGGCATCAATCATAATACATTATGCAACCTATCTTAGCGCAGGGATTTATAGGATGCTACCTCCCAAGCTGCATGGTTAGCGTATATCTGGTGAATGCGCTGCTGTCCTTGCCCGTGTGCCCCGCGCTCATAAAATAGAGGATTGGAGCACTAGCACAACCCTCCTAGATAATTGCTGAAGTCCGATTGCAGATATTTGGATCAAAGGGTTGTACCAACCCATCCACTTATTGCCACATCTCCTAACAAGGACACAGCAACAGGAGACCATGCCAAACCCCATCACCTTCGACCCAAACAGCCTGTACATCCTGCTCTCAGATCTCGGATCGGAGCGACAATTCCACTGGGAATTCTATCTCGCAAGAACCGAAACCGACGGGCAGCAGTACcacctcgtcaacaacgccgacaCCGGCCATAAATGGAAATATCTCTCTCGGTGTTCAACAGGGACCCCGAAGGCCCTGATGCTACTAGTGGCAATGAAGATCGCTGCCATGGACCCGGCATTGCATGGGCCTCTGGGTGTTAGACTCGAGGCTGTTTCGACGGCACCTCCGGTTACTTGTCGCGTGTGGCTGAAGAGGGCTTTGAGTgatttggatgaggaggggttTATCCAGCTCACCGGGAGCGTGGCGGATATTgagttggagctggagacgGCGGCTGTTGAGAATCGGGCGAGGAATATTCGAAGTGTTGGTGTTAGTGGTTTTAGCCTTGCTTGATATATTCCGTTATATTTCAGATTACGGGGGATTGTGGGAGTATATATGTGACAATAAAAGAATATTGGTGGTACCGGAATATACAAttggaaggaaagaaaagtgTACTCGAACTACTAAGTCTATAAGTGGGCAACTTAAACCCAATTCTCATACAGCTGCTGTTAATTGCGAGCTGAGATCGCTGCCTTACAGCGATACCTCGTTGGTAAGGCATTCATCCGAAAGAGGGATAGCCCCACGGAAGCCGCGGATGGAACGAGAACAGAACCAGACCAGAACCAACAACAACGCGCCTGCTTGCTCTCGGTTCAGGCGTCATGACCTTCCAGGGCCGAGATCCTGCTAGTCCATCAAAATGAAAGTCATGCGTCACAGACTCGCTGCCGGGTTTATACCCTCATACATGCCTTCAACTGCCAACTGCAGGCAGCCACACCACTCCTGTCGGTAACACACAATATTAACAATGTCGAACAAAGCGGACTCGGAGAGCATCTCTGCGTATGGAGCTGCGCGTTCTACAATCCCCGGGAAGCCGCTCTCCGCCGAAGATGTCCGCAAGACCGACGCCTATTTCCGGGCGAGCTTGTACCTCTGCCTGGGCATGCTCTATCTGCGCGAGAATCCCCTTCTCAAGGAGCCTTTACGACGCGAACACCTTAAATCTCGACTGCTAGGCCACTGGGGATCTGATGCCGGCCAGTCTTTTACTTGGATCCACATGAACCGCCTGATCAAGAAGTATGACCTTGATGTACTCTTCGTCTCTGGACCTGGACATGGCGCTCCTGGAATCATCTCCCAGTCGTATCTTGAAGGCGTCTACTCGGAAGTCTACCccgacaaggctgaggatGAGCGAGGCATGCAGAGGTTCTTCAAACAGTTCTCTTTCCCTGGTGGCATTGGCAGCCATGCTACGCCCGAGACGCCGGGCAGTTTACACGAGGGTGGCGAGCTGGGATATTCCATCTCTCACGCCTTTGGAACTGTCTTTGACCATCCCAACTTAATCACGCTTACGatggttggcgatggcgaggcgGAGACTGGACCTCTCGCTACGAGCTGGCACAGCAACAAGTTCTTGAATCCGATTACCGATGGTGCTGTTCTGCCTGTTCTTCATCTGAACGGGTACAAGATCAACAATCCTACTGTACTTGCTCGAATCCCTCACCCGGAATTAGAAGCACTGTTCCGCGGATATGGATGGTCACCGTACTTTGTCGAGGGCAGCGACCTTCCAAGCATGCACCAGGCAATGGCCGCTACCCTCGAGCATTGCGTGTTGGAGATAAAGAAGATCCAAAAAGAAGCCCGCGACTCGAAAAAGGCTTCCCGAGGTCACTGGCCTATGATTATCCTGCGCTCTCCGAAAGGCTGGACTGCGCCCCGCGAAGTCGACGGAAAACTCCTTGAAGGCTTCTGGCGCGCTCACCAGATCCCAATCACCGACGTCTTGACCAACCAGTCACACTTGAAATTCTTGGAATCCTGGATGAAGAGCTACGGGCCTGAGCGATTGTTCAAAGATGGAAAATTGATTCCTGAGTTGAAGGAACTCGCCCCCAAAGGCAACTTCCGAATGAGCGCCAACCCTGTCTCTAACGGTGGTCTCCTACGCAGACCACTCGATATGCCCGACTTCCGCGACTACGCTCTCAAAGACCTTGAGCCTGGAGTGTCAGTCCGTCCCAGCATGGCCAACATGGCCAAGTTCCTCCGGGACGTCGTCGGCAACAATATGACCTCGTTCCGCGTCTTTGGCCCAGACGAGACCGAGTCCAACAAACTCTCCGAGATCTACAAAGCAGGCAAGAAAGTCTGGTTGGGAGAATACTTCGACGAGGATAACGACGGAGGAAACCTCACCACAACCGGCCGCGTCATGGAAATGCTCAGCGAGCACACCTGCGAAGGCTGGCTAGAAGGCTACGTCCTGTCCGGCCGCCACGGGCTCCTCAACAGCTACGAGCCATTCATCCACATCATCGACTCGATGGTCAACCAACACTGCAAATGGATCGAGAAATGCCTCGAAGTCGAATGGCGCGCCAAGGTCGCCTCGCTCAACATCCTGCTCACCTCCACCGTCTGGCGCCAGGACCACAACGGCTTCACCCACCAAGACCCAGGCTTCCTCGACGTCGTCGCCAACAAATCCCCCGAAGTCGTCCGCATCTACCTCCCACCCGACGgaaacaccctcctctccgtaACAGACCACTGCCTCCGCAGCGCCAACTACGTCAAcgtcatcgtcgccgacAAGCAAGAGCACATCCAATTCCTGAACAAGGACGACGCAATCTCGCACTGCACCAAAGGGCTCGGAATCTGGGACTGGGCCAGCAACGACCAAGGCAGCGAGCCGGACGTCGTCATGGCCGCCTGCGGCGACGTTCCCACCCACGAAGCCCTCGCCGCAACAGACCTGCTGCGACGCCACGTCCCCGGTCTGAAAATCCGCTTCGTCAACGTCGTCGACCTCTTCAAGCTCATTTCCACAGTAAACCACCCGCACGGCATGCCGGATCGCCAGTGGAAAGCCGTCTTCACCACGGACAAGCCTATCATCTTCAGTTTCCACTCGTACCCGTGGCTCGTGCACAGGCTTACATATAAACGGCCCGGCCAGCGTAACCTGCATGTGCGCGGGTataaagaaaagggaaacATCGACACGCCGTTTGAGCTGGCGGTGCGCAATCAGACGGATCGGTATAGTCTTGCGATTGATGCGATTGACCGGATTGAGTCGTTGGGGAATAGGGCGGCGggggcgagggagaggttTTTGAATCTGCAGATGCTGGCGAGGAATGAGGCGTATGATAATGGGGTTGATCCGGATTATATTCGCAATTGGACGTGGAATTATCCGAGGGTGTCGTAGGATGTAGAAAGGTGATTGTGGTGGATATGTTTAGCTGAGTTGCGTCCTGGTAATGAATATCGTGCCATTTCACCAATAATAGGCCCCAAATTAGCAGACGGGGTTTCTCGTTTCTATTGCATTATACACCCTATATCAGACGCAGCAACCTGGGATCGAATTCAGGACCAGTGTTCTCTGGGTGATGTGTCTACGTGGTTCTGCACTATGTACTTCCTGAATTAATGTGTTACTTCCATCATTGAAGTATAACGGGATTCATGAACCTTTGCGCCTTGCTACTGCACTATTCCCATAATACCAAACAGCCCTCGAAATCTTGACAGATAAACGCAACAAGTTACAGAATCACGCACCAACCAAACAAACCCTTGTTCCTTTGTTCTTTGgcctccttttccttcctctctATCTCtgatttcttcctctctatcTCTGAttccattttcttttcttgctcCAGTAAATCTCTTGTCTCTCTGATCTTAGTCCGGAGTTCCGCTTGGGATTTGTCTAGTCTGTCGGACACCTCTCGAAGATCGTTGACTTGGCGATGAAGTAGACTTAGCTGTTTTTCGTGGTTCGCTGACCGGGCTACCTGTAGTTTGAGACTGGGCTGTGAGGGCTCTTGACCGGGTCGGGATATAGCTAGGTACTCAGAGTCTTCACTTTCTAGTGCGATGGTGGTTGCTTGGTTGTTGTCTCGCTCGGCTTGTATCTCCATGCTGTCCGGACCATCTCCCCTGGCCAGGACATCCGAGCTTTGAGTGACAGTGTTCGCAGTGGGCACATCAATATTGGCTCTGCCATCCAAAGAACGTTGCCCTTTGGAATAGTCGCCCTCGGAGCTTTGGTGCCCAAGCTCAGATTCCACATTTGTTAATAACTCAGCCTCAACCCTCGCGGCGTTGATTTCGCCCTCAGCCTCTATAAGTGACCCCAATGACTCATCCGTCTTTTTGGCCATCAATCCCAAGAGGAAAAGTGAACCTAAGAGAAATCCCATGTAACTGTCGAATGCCGTGATAAAACGGGTAATTGGGCCACCAAGGAGGGCATAAAACGCGTTACCAAGGGTTGCC
This region of Aspergillus puulaauensis MK2 DNA, chromosome 5, nearly complete sequence genomic DNA includes:
- a CDS encoding alpha/beta hydrolase (CAZy:CE10;~COG:V;~EggNog:ENOG410PPZU;~InterPro:IPR029058,IPR013094;~MEROPS:MER0034960;~PFAM:PF07859;~go_function: GO:0016787 - hydrolase activity [Evidence IEA]); translated protein: MSLPRPPLDPDLQPAQDRFSKDSGLIPQEKLDARRNAARLSWEAISKGKEDSISHTEVDIPGPAGPLRASILRSKNPEHANKPPAETIGIVHFHGGGFCTSDRFHGLNTLFPIIETLGAIVIGAEYRLTPEHPQPAPVEDSYATLQWVASQSAELGFNPKKLITCGGSAGGNLTAGVSLLARDRNGPSILGQLLFYPWISDETSSPSLQQFGDVQPWTKEDTAHALDFALGQDREGESIYTIPASAPDLSGLPPTYLDVGEADVFRDQDVDFANRLWSDGVATEFHVWLGAWHAFDTFAPEVEVSRKAFQARLEWVKRLVERSERT
- a CDS encoding uncharacterized protein (COG:S;~EggNog:ENOG410PVEE;~InterPro:IPR011009,IPR002575), producing MIRSLVSGDQNCLMPLLEAFLSVDYVARLRRLLEAEPDDTPTLLQNILSLPPSIHKAFRAGYLDIRTRTELGENPPPIDEEYLDNCGYGLRRLYPDEISGLYLGDGTRFQNIMHYFQLSTPDPKHLFLPSNFLINVHFRFATALHLFYIEVKVARGWPRKSIGLSLPQRVRSGLCWLWLRLPKWLRVSTYMLLNRIGRKLYPLEASVWAQRLPFGCVPIQEVCHLMSYAERDGFANDIKDCVEQLRKLPNFSPYLICNSLGGAITDHRIPGDTGGPFKTETEFNDHLSSHLRHFYFTHSDFHPTNLLVERGRLSAIVDWESAGFRPEYWEFAKAMYGTMGGGVMGDIFWRAFGPRV
- a CDS encoding uncharacterized protein (COG:S;~EggNog:ENOG410PVEE) translates to MPFVPRTTSGFESVDGHHASRRELLLAKYFRYKLVEKESMQSALETIFSASLAPTEHLLLKHFVEGAVHPDKAAGYLLSRVKESNSQVEQALRELKQDWRNLVSLVTIHEDASVVEDN
- a CDS encoding uncharacterized protein (COG:S;~EggNog:ENOG410PY9Y), with translation MPNPITFDPNSLYILLSDLGSERQFHWEFYLARTETDGQQYHLVNNADTGHKWKYLSRCSTGTPKALMLLVAMKIAAMDPALHGPLGVRLEAVSTAPPVTCRVWLKRALSDLDEEGFIQLTGSVADIELELETAAVENRARNIRSVGVSGFSLA
- a CDS encoding phosphoketolase family protein (COG:G;~EggNog:ENOG410PG6S;~InterPro:IPR018970,IPR019789,IPR029061,IPR018969, IPR019790,IPR005593,IPR023962,IPR009014;~PFAM:PF09364,PF03894,PF09363;~go_function: GO:0003824 - catalytic activity [Evidence IEA];~go_function: GO:0016832 - aldehyde-lyase activity [Evidence IEA];~go_process: GO:0005975 - carbohydrate metabolic process [Evidence IEA]), giving the protein MSNKADSESISAYGAARSTIPGKPLSAEDVRKTDAYFRASLYLCLGMLYLRENPLLKEPLRREHLKSRLLGHWGSDAGQSFTWIHMNRLIKKYDLDVLFVSGPGHGAPGIISQSYLEGVYSEVYPDKAEDERGMQRFFKQFSFPGGIGSHATPETPGSLHEGGELGYSISHAFGTVFDHPNLITLTMVGDGEAETGPLATSWHSNKFLNPITDGAVLPVLHLNGYKINNPTVLARIPHPELEALFRGYGWSPYFVEGSDLPSMHQAMAATLEHCVLEIKKIQKEARDSKKASRGHWPMIILRSPKGWTAPREVDGKLLEGFWRAHQIPITDVLTNQSHLKFLESWMKSYGPERLFKDGKLIPELKELAPKGNFRMSANPVSNGGLLRRPLDMPDFRDYALKDLEPGVSVRPSMANMAKFLRDVVGNNMTSFRVFGPDETESNKLSEIYKAGKKVWLGEYFDEDNDGGNLTTTGRVMEMLSEHTCEGWLEGYVLSGRHGLLNSYEPFIHIIDSMVNQHCKWIEKCLEVEWRAKVASLNILLTSTVWRQDHNGFTHQDPGFLDVVANKSPEVVRIYLPPDGNTLLSVTDHCLRSANYVNVIVADKQEHIQFLNKDDAISHCTKGLGIWDWASNDQGSEPDVVMAACGDVPTHEALAATDLLRRHVPGLKIRFVNVVDLFKLISTVNHPHGMPDRQWKAVFTTDKPIIFSFHSYPWLVHRLTYKRPGQRNLHVRGYKEKGNIDTPFELAVRNQTDRYSLAIDAIDRIESLGNRAAGARERFLNLQMLARNEAYDNGVDPDYIRNWTWNYPRVS